One window from the genome of Desulfobacterales bacterium encodes:
- the folK gene encoding 2-amino-4-hydroxy-6-hydroxymethyldihydropteridine diphosphokinase: MAIHIVYISVGSNMGDRLQNCRQGITTLTRGAKSRAIAQSRVYTTEPVDYKNQDWFINMVVKLETALDPFELLDQIEKVQRAAGRKRDVIRFGPRVLDLDILLYDDRIIESEHLIVPHPRMHQRRFVLKPICDIDPTILHPVLHQSMQSLLDQLGEDEQKVIEYQ; encoded by the coding sequence ATGGCGATACACATTGTATATATATCGGTGGGCTCCAATATGGGAGACCGGCTGCAGAATTGCCGACAGGGAATTACGACGCTCACCCGTGGTGCCAAATCTCGTGCTATTGCGCAATCACGTGTTTATACAACCGAACCGGTGGATTATAAAAACCAAGACTGGTTTATCAATATGGTGGTTAAGCTTGAGACCGCACTGGATCCATTTGAACTGCTCGATCAAATTGAAAAGGTGCAGCGAGCAGCCGGCCGCAAGCGCGACGTGATTCGCTTTGGCCCTCGGGTTCTGGATTTGGATATCCTTTTGTATGATGATCGCATCATTGAATCCGAGCATCTGATCGTGCCGCACCCGCGGATGCATCAAAGGCGTTTTGTCTTAAAGCCAATTTGTGATATAGACCCAACTATCCTTCATCCGGTCTTGCACCAGAGCATGCAATCATTGTTGGATCAGCTGGGGGAGGATGAGCAAAAGGTGATTGAATATCAATGA
- the dapF gene encoding diaminopimelate epimerase: MNPIPFYKMSGAGNDFIIIDNRDHKINDDDLTGFISEVCRRKMSAGADGLILIETSERHDFRWRFFNSDGSRAEMCGNGARCAARFAHITGIAGSTLTFETDAGLVSAQIDKERVKVQMPDPSNLKLDYALKLSNISLEISSINTGVPHAVAFVEQVDDLDVVALGREIRHHHTFAPAGTNANFVEHRQGNAIKIRTYERGVEDETLACGTGAIASAIISASRFNLQPPVEVETRSASRLTIYFDVADGQYQHIYMEGDARLIYTGELQPDAWR, translated from the coding sequence ATGAACCCAATCCCATTTTACAAGATGAGTGGGGCCGGCAATGATTTTATTATCATCGACAACCGCGACCACAAAATCAATGACGATGATTTAACCGGCTTTATCAGCGAGGTTTGCCGGCGCAAAATGTCGGCCGGGGCTGATGGGCTCATTCTAATTGAAACCTCAGAGCGGCATGATTTTCGCTGGCGGTTTTTTAATTCCGATGGCAGCAGAGCTGAAATGTGTGGCAACGGCGCGCGCTGCGCCGCCAGATTTGCCCATATTACCGGTATTGCCGGATCCACGTTGACGTTTGAAACCGATGCCGGTTTGGTGAGCGCCCAGATCGATAAGGAGCGTGTTAAAGTGCAGATGCCGGATCCTTCGAACCTTAAACTGGACTATGCGCTGAAGTTGTCGAATATTTCTTTGGAGATCAGCAGTATCAATACCGGTGTGCCGCATGCGGTGGCTTTTGTAGAGCAAGTTGATGATCTGGATGTGGTTGCGCTGGGGCGTGAAATTCGCCACCACCATACCTTTGCACCGGCCGGGACGAACGCTAATTTTGTCGAACACCGTCAAGGTAACGCCATTAAAATCCGGACCTATGAAAGGGGAGTGGAAGACGAAACCCTGGCTTGCGGCACCGGTGCAATTGCCAGTGCCATTATTTCAGCAAGCCGCTTTAACCTGCAACCACCGGTGGAAGTAGAAACCCGCAGCGCTTCGCGGCTGACCATTTATTTTGATGTTGCCGACGGCCAGTATCAGCATATTTACATGGAGGGCGATGCGCGCCTCATCTATACGGGTGAGCTTCAGCCGGATGCCTGGAGATAG
- the lysA gene encoding diaminopimelate decarboxylase → MHHFTYRENQLFCEDVPVQRIADKVGTPFYLYSHATLTRHLTAFKEAFEKIDYLVCFSAKANTNLAILKLFAAGGCGLDIVSGGELYRGLQAGFAPERIVYSGVGKRIDEIDDALKAGILMFNLESIDELKQIDQRAAALNRQAKVAIRVNPDVDPKTHPYISTGLKKNKFGINTEAAIEGYQLASKLEHIDVIGIDCHIGSQITEAGPFEDALKSVRALMLRLKSELGIDIRYIDMGGGLGITYGDESPPSLSEYAKAFLKHLEGSAVTLVLEPGRVLVGNAGILVTRALYKKSGPDKKFIIVDAGMNDLLRPTLYNAFHEIKPVVRTAASPTVADVVGPICESGDFLAADRRLADVEGGNLLAVMSAGAYGFVMSSNYCSRPRVAEVMVKDDQFHVVKQRETYEDLVRGESLPPFLND, encoded by the coding sequence ATGCATCACTTTACCTATCGGGAAAATCAATTGTTCTGTGAAGATGTTCCGGTGCAAAGGATTGCTGACAAAGTGGGCACACCGTTTTACTTGTACAGCCATGCAACCTTGACTCGCCATCTTACAGCTTTCAAAGAGGCTTTTGAGAAAATCGACTATCTGGTTTGCTTCTCTGCCAAAGCCAATACCAATTTGGCGATATTGAAACTATTTGCTGCCGGTGGATGTGGTCTTGACATTGTTTCAGGCGGAGAGCTGTATCGTGGACTGCAGGCGGGGTTTGCGCCGGAGCGGATTGTCTATTCCGGTGTTGGCAAACGCATAGATGAAATTGACGATGCCCTTAAAGCGGGCATCTTAATGTTCAACTTGGAATCAATTGACGAGCTCAAACAGATTGACCAGCGGGCCGCCGCATTAAACCGACAGGCAAAAGTTGCCATTCGGGTCAATCCGGATGTCGATCCCAAAACCCACCCTTACATTTCGACAGGTCTCAAAAAAAATAAGTTTGGCATCAACACCGAAGCCGCCATTGAAGGATATCAGTTGGCTTCTAAACTCGAGCATATTGATGTCATCGGCATCGATTGCCATATCGGCTCGCAGATAACTGAGGCCGGGCCATTTGAGGATGCGCTTAAAAGCGTTAGAGCATTAATGCTGCGCCTCAAATCTGAACTGGGCATCGACATCCGATATATCGACATGGGGGGTGGCCTGGGCATTACCTATGGCGATGAGAGCCCGCCATCTTTATCTGAATATGCCAAAGCTTTTTTAAAGCACCTTGAAGGATCGGCAGTTACGCTCGTTTTGGAACCGGGCAGGGTATTGGTTGGCAATGCCGGTATCCTGGTAACACGGGCGCTCTATAAAAAATCCGGCCCGGACAAAAAATTCATCATTGTCGATGCCGGTATGAACGACTTGTTACGTCCGACACTCTATAATGCCTTTCATGAAATCAAGCCCGTCGTGCGCACAGCGGCATCGCCAACTGTCGCCGATGTTGTCGGGCCGATTTGTGAAAGCGGTGATTTTCTGGCAGCAGATCGCCGTTTGGCCGATGTCGAAGGGGGTAACCTTCTGGCTGTTATGAGCGCCGGCGCTTACGGCTTTGTCATGTCTTCAAATTACTGCTCACGCCCGAGAGTTGCGGAAGTGATGGTCAAAGATGACCAGTTTCATGTCGTCAAGCAAAGAGAAACATACGAGGATCTCGTTCGAGGGGAATCGCTGCCGCCTTTTTTGAATGACTAG
- the argH gene encoding argininosuccinate lyase → MSEKLWAGRFKENTAEIVETFTSSIDVDRRLYAFDIQGSIAHCKTLAKAGIITSKEARQLTAGLKKVEKEIEAHAFDYQAALEDIHMHIESRLAEIVGPVAQKLHTARSRNDQVALDVRLYLKDAVAVIIGLMGRLRKALVRVAKRHVETVLPGYTHLQRAQPVLLAHHLLAYYEMFSRDTERLNDCLVRIDVMPLGSAALAGTSHPIDRKYTAGLLGFKKVSANSMDSVADRDFMIEFLSAASICMMHLSRLSEELILWSSAEFDFIELPDAFATGSSIMPQKKNPDVAELIRGKSGSVFGNLMAMLTIMKSLPLSYNRDMQEDKALLFDAVDTLSACVAITAQLLPKIKFNKRRMQAAAEMGYLNATDLADYLVTKGMPFRKAHHCVGQIVGYAIHKRKEILALSLAELQQFSDLIEAEIFDFLETQQMIDRRATIGGTATRSVKAAVKAAEKQLQKGA, encoded by the coding sequence ATGTCAGAAAAGCTGTGGGCCGGAAGGTTTAAAGAAAATACCGCTGAAATTGTCGAAACCTTTACTTCTTCCATTGATGTGGATCGGCGACTGTATGCATTTGATATCCAGGGCAGTATTGCGCATTGTAAAACGCTGGCAAAGGCTGGCATCATCACATCTAAAGAAGCCAGACAATTGACGGCGGGTCTTAAAAAGGTCGAAAAAGAAATTGAAGCGCATGCATTTGACTATCAAGCGGCTTTGGAAGACATTCATATGCATATCGAATCGCGGTTGGCGGAGATCGTAGGCCCTGTTGCCCAGAAACTGCATACCGCCAGGAGCCGCAATGATCAGGTGGCGTTGGACGTTCGTCTATATCTAAAAGATGCCGTCGCCGTGATCATTGGATTGATGGGCCGCTTGCGCAAAGCGCTGGTCCGGGTTGCCAAACGGCATGTTGAGACCGTGCTGCCGGGTTACACCCATCTGCAGCGAGCCCAACCGGTTCTGCTGGCGCATCATTTGCTGGCGTATTACGAAATGTTTTCAAGAGATACGGAACGCCTGAACGATTGTTTGGTTCGCATTGATGTCATGCCGCTGGGCAGCGCAGCGCTTGCGGGCACTTCCCACCCGATCGACAGAAAATATACCGCCGGATTGCTCGGTTTTAAAAAAGTTTCGGCCAACAGCATGGATTCAGTGGCCGATCGCGATTTTATGATCGAATTTTTATCTGCGGCCAGTATTTGCATGATGCACCTCAGCCGGCTTTCAGAAGAACTGATCCTCTGGTCCTCAGCTGAATTTGACTTCATCGAACTGCCAGATGCATTTGCCACCGGCAGCAGTATTATGCCGCAGAAAAAAAACCCCGATGTTGCCGAACTGATCCGAGGCAAAAGCGGTAGCGTCTTTGGCAACTTGATGGCGATGCTAACCATCATGAAGTCTTTGCCACTGTCATACAATCGCGATATGCAGGAGGACAAAGCACTTCTTTTTGATGCTGTTGATACCCTGAGCGCCTGTGTCGCCATAACGGCTCAATTGCTGCCCAAGATCAAATTTAATAAGCGCCGCATGCAAGCGGCGGCTGAAATGGGTTATCTCAATGCCACCGATTTGGCCGATTACCTGGTCACCAAAGGCATGCCTTTTCGGAAAGCACACCATTGTGTCGGCCAGATTGTCGGTTACGCCATTCACAAGCGCAAAGAAATTCTTGCACTTTCACTGGCGGAATTGCAGCAATTTTCAGACCTGATTGAAGCAGAGATATTTGATTTTCTGGAAACCCAACAAATGATCGACCGGCGGGCCACGATCGGCGGTACAGCAACCCGGTCCGTCAAAGCAGCTGTCAAAGCAGCTGAAAAGCAGCTGCAAAAAGGTGCCTAA
- a CDS encoding argininosuccinate synthase has translation MTDQINKVVLAYSGGLDTSVILKWLIETYHCEVVTFSAAIGQEDDLEEIRENAYNTGATKAYIEDLTEEFVSEYVFPAFRANAIYEGQYLLGTSLARPLIAKRQIEIAHLEKAEAVSHGATGKGNDQVRFELGYLSHDPGIRIIAPWREWDLNSRTALMEFAARHGIAVQATHDKPYSTDSNLLHISYEGGILEDPWAEAPEDIFTLTVSPKQAPDKAEVIELTFQKGNPVELNGKKLTAAEMLKALNSCGGQHGIGRVDLVENRYVGMKSRGVYETPGGTILRAAHMAMESITLDREVVHLRDSLIPKYAQLIYNGFWFAPEMKVLQNMIDMTQQNVSGTVRLELYKGNCRVLGRKSDRSLYREDFATFEDDQVYNQKDAEGFIRLNALRLRIQKLIEK, from the coding sequence TTGACGGATCAAATCAACAAAGTGGTTCTGGCCTATTCCGGAGGGCTGGATACTTCGGTCATTTTAAAGTGGCTGATTGAAACCTATCACTGTGAGGTGGTGACATTTTCTGCGGCTATCGGTCAGGAAGACGATCTGGAAGAAATCAGGGAAAATGCGTACAATACCGGTGCGACCAAGGCATATATTGAAGATCTGACGGAAGAATTTGTCAGCGAATATGTATTTCCGGCTTTTCGTGCCAATGCCATTTACGAGGGCCAGTATCTGCTGGGAACCTCTTTGGCCAGGCCGCTGATTGCCAAGCGCCAGATTGAGATTGCGCATCTTGAAAAAGCTGAGGCCGTCAGTCACGGTGCCACCGGTAAAGGTAATGATCAAGTTCGATTCGAGCTGGGTTATCTTTCCCATGATCCGGGTATCCGTATTATTGCACCCTGGCGGGAGTGGGACCTGAATTCACGCACCGCTTTAATGGAGTTTGCCGCTCGACATGGTATCGCAGTTCAGGCCACCCATGATAAACCCTATAGCACGGATTCCAATTTGCTGCATATCAGTTATGAAGGCGGTATACTTGAAGACCCCTGGGCTGAGGCGCCCGAAGACATTTTTACGCTGACGGTTTCACCCAAACAGGCACCGGACAAAGCCGAAGTCATCGAGTTGACATTTCAAAAGGGCAATCCGGTTGAGCTAAACGGTAAAAAGCTAACTGCGGCGGAAATGCTTAAGGCCTTGAATTCTTGTGGCGGTCAACACGGTATCGGGCGGGTGGATCTGGTTGAGAATCGTTACGTGGGCATGAAATCCCGCGGCGTTTATGAGACGCCTGGCGGTACGATTTTGCGTGCTGCCCACATGGCAATGGAATCCATTACACTGGATCGTGAGGTTGTTCATCTGCGGGATTCGCTAATCCCCAAATACGCGCAGCTGATTTACAATGGTTTCTGGTTTGCGCCTGAGATGAAAGTGTTGCAAAACATGATTGACATGACCCAGCAAAATGTATCCGGAACCGTACGTCTTGAATTGTATAAGGGCAACTGCCGGGTTCTGGGCCGCAAGTCAGATCGATCCCTTTATCGGGAAGACTTTGCTACCTTTGAAGACGATCAGGTCTATAACCAGAAAGATGCCGAGGGCTTTATTCGCTTAAACGCGCTGAGATTAAGAATTCAAAAACTGATCGAAAAATAA
- the argF gene encoding ornithine carbamoyltransferase: protein MTKHLLTLADMAKDEFEAFFKRAVELKERQQKGTAQALHAGKSLGLLFDKPSTRTRVSFETAMVQLGGSPLFISSKDTQMSRAEPIKDTARVLSRYLDALAIRTFSQTTIEEFAQFSTIPVINALTDAYHPCQVLSDLLTVIEHKGSVDNLKIAWIGDGNNMAQSWINAAAVLGFELSLACPPDYFPEKQIVDRAKKKPAARITLGSDPVAAIKDADVVNTDVWASMGQEDEQQSRKKIFAPFQVNAALMKKAAEDAIVLHCLPAHREEEISEEVLEGPQSVVWDQSENKLHMHKAILDILISQ, encoded by the coding sequence ATGACCAAACATCTGCTGACACTGGCCGATATGGCCAAGGACGAATTTGAGGCCTTTTTCAAAAGGGCGGTTGAGCTCAAGGAAAGACAGCAGAAAGGCACCGCTCAAGCATTGCATGCCGGCAAAAGCCTCGGGCTTCTGTTTGATAAACCATCGACCCGCACCCGGGTTTCATTTGAAACGGCGATGGTGCAATTGGGCGGCTCACCGTTATTTATCAGTTCCAAAGATACCCAAATGTCGCGGGCTGAGCCTATAAAAGATACCGCCAGGGTGCTTTCACGTTATCTGGATGCTTTGGCCATTCGCACCTTTTCTCAAACAACGATCGAAGAATTCGCGCAATTTTCGACCATACCGGTGATCAATGCGCTAACCGATGCCTATCATCCCTGCCAGGTTCTGAGTGATTTGCTAACCGTTATTGAGCATAAGGGGTCTGTTGATAATTTAAAGATTGCCTGGATCGGCGATGGTAACAATATGGCGCAATCTTGGATCAATGCCGCTGCCGTTTTGGGTTTTGAGCTGTCTTTGGCTTGTCCGCCGGATTATTTTCCGGAAAAACAGATTGTCGACAGGGCCAAAAAGAAACCAGCAGCGCGCATAACACTCGGCTCCGACCCTGTCGCTGCCATCAAAGATGCGGATGTGGTCAACACGGATGTCTGGGCCAGTATGGGGCAGGAGGATGAGCAGCAATCCCGCAAGAAGATCTTTGCGCCATTTCAGGTCAATGCAGCACTTATGAAAAAAGCAGCCGAAGATGCGATTGTGCTGCATTGCCTACCGGCCCATCGCGAAGAAGAAATTAGCGAAGAAGTTTTGGAAGGCCCTCAGTCTGTTGTTTGGGACCAATCCGAGAACAAGCTTCATATGCACAAAGCGATCCTAGATATCTTAATAAGTCAATAG